CGCCCGCGTCGCGCCCCTCGCGTCCGAACGCCCTCGCCGCCGCGTTCGCCGACGGGAACACCGCCACCAGCTCGCGCGTATCGGGATCCAACTGGCCGACCATCAGACTCGGGTCCGCCACGGCCGGCACGACCCGGCCGGCCGGCTTGTACTCGTATTCGCCCGCGCGCATCCGCTCGATCAGCTCGGTCTGCGCCATGCACAACTCCGTCAACCCGCTCATGCTTCGCCTCCCAACACATCCGACAGGGACAAACCATTGCTGCGGGCCGCGCCCGCGAAGCCCGGGCCGATACGCTTGGGCTTCGGTTTCGGCGGGGCCGATTCGAGACTGAAACCTCGCGTGCGCTCCACCGCCTCGCGCACCGCCCGCTCGAACGGCACTCCCCTGTTGACCGCCTCGCGCACCAATTTCGGTGCCGCGCCCGGCCATGACTGGTCAGGGGTCGCGCCGGCACGCTCCAGCGCCCGCTGCACGTCATAGTCCGACAGCTTCGACGCGGGACGGCGTTTGACGATCAGCTCCACCAAATCGCCCGGCCTGACCATGCCGAACTCATGCGGCGTGCCGTACCAGTCCGCCACCGCGTCCAAACATTCCGCCTTCGTCACGTCCGGCAGCTTGCCGTTGACGACCTGCGCGAACAGCACCGCGTCCTCAAGGGTCGCGTTGCGATGGTCCAAATGCTTGATCGCGGTCATCAGGTCCCACGCGTCAACCTGTGAGAGCATCGAAACCACCTCCGATCTGGTTCTGTAGCTGTTGTTGTTCCTGCTGGACGAGTTGTTCGCGGATGCGCCGGTCCTCGTCCCATTCCGCCTGCGCCCGCTGCGCCTTCGGCACATAGCCGCCGCCGGTGGGTTTGCGCGCCGGTTTGGGCTTGTTCTTCCACCCGCCGTCGTGCAGCCACCAGCGGGCCTGCGGCGGATTGTCCAATTGGGCGGCGAGCTGAGCGCCCGCGATGAGCGCCGCTATCGACGGACGGTCCTCCGTGCGGTGGATGACCTTGTGGAACTCGCGGCGGGCCGCGTCCTCGTAGTCGTGGTTCGGATACACCGCCCAGAACTTCTCGAAGTCGGGATCGCGGGGAATGACATCGCGCGCACGCGCGTAGGAAGGGTTATTACCACTCCCACTATCACTACTACTCCCTTTACTACTACTAGACGGATTTGTGTCAGGGTCTGTGAGTGTCTGTGAGGAACTCACAGTCGTTGAAATTCCGCCGTTTTCGCTGTAGGGATTTGTGTCAGGGTCTGTGAGTGTCTGTGAGGAACTCACAGTGTCTGCGCGTTCCTCACAGAATCGGCTTGGTTCGATCCCCAGTTCCGGGGGTGACTTGAGCGGGCACGCGCTCGGATTCGATATCTTCTGATACTCGCGGAACGTCGGTATCCACAACAGCCGCTTCCCCGCATACTCGTATCGGACGATGCATCCCACACGCTCCAATTCGTCCAACGCGGCCTCGATTCGCGGCAGCGCCTCGTTGCCGTCGTAGGGCATGCACGCGCCTCTGATGAGACGCGCGTTGTCACGGTTCACGCCGTTGTCCTGCACATAGCTCCACAGGCATTCGAACACGAATCTCGCATCCCACGACACGTTGCCCATGCTTTCGCTCTCGTAGAACTCAGGGCGGATGGTTCGTATTCTCATGGTTCGCTCACATTCTTTCCTGCGCAAGACGCATGGCCTCATCCATACGGTTGCCGACAACCCCGGCCGCATACCTGAACACCTTGTATCGCGGCAATCGACCGTTGTCGCTTTTCTCCCTGGCTATCTGGAACGCGTATTCGATGTACGATTCGGGAACATCGATCTTGAACCAGTAGCGCGCAGTGCTTTTCCAGTTATCAGGCAGAACGAAGCAATGCGTGTCATCCACGGCGGTGATCGATTGCCACATGTCCAACACCATCGAGACGTAATCACCCTCGTTCTCAATGTCCGCCTCCACCCATGAGCGCGTCATTCTCAGCAAGTCCCTGAATTTCAACGCGCTTTCCGACACATCGGACACCAGCGGCTCGTCCGGGTTGATGGACGATTTGCCTGAATTACATTCCATGCAGCACGCCACAAGGTTCTCAGCCTCGTCCAGCCCTCCGAGCGCTTGTGGCACCACGTGGTCGATGGTCAGTTCCACATCGCTCCTATGGCAGTACTTGCACGTGTAGTTGTCACGTCGAAGGATTTCGAATCTCAATCTTTTGGAAACAGCCATTCTTGTTCTCCTTAGAAAATGTCTGGATCGTCGTCGTGCCGGTAGTGGTATGCGGCCCACCGGTTGTATAGGCCCAACGCCTTGCGGCTTGACTTCTGGAATCCCGTGGCCCAGTCGGATTCGCCGCATGGACAGTGCAGATACCATCCGTAGGTGCCGATGCGCATGCCCCGCAGACGATCGTCGCGGCGCATCCACGTCCAGTTGTAGAAGTACTGGGACGAAGGAAGATGCCAGACCATTCCGCCTACGATGAATGGCAGACAGCGCTTCTGATAGGCGAGCTTCGGCATCTGCCCGCAGTAGGGGCATGGGAGCAGTCTCATACGAGTTCCTTTCAGCATGTGAGGAAGGTGGCGACGCATATGGTGAGGAAGAACGCGCCCAGGATCATCAGGAACCCGAACGCCATAGCCAAATCGAACGCGCCGGCGGTGTTCTCGAAGCAGCCCAATGCGGCCATGAATATGAGCGCCAGACCACCAGCGAGCAGGATCAGCGTGGTCAGTGCCGCGAGTATGGGCGCAATGATTTCACCCAAGCTCATGATCGGCCTCCAATCCATGCGATGAGCACGGTCAGGCCGACCAATAGCACGGCTATGACGGTCTGCATCATTCCTCCGCCTCCGTGTACGGGTTGACGGCCGAACTCATGCTGAACATGTGGCGTCCGCCCGCGTAAAAGCCCTCGGCCCACGCCTCTTCCCGCGCTTCGCGGATCAGGTCGGGCATCACATGGTCCAAGAACGCTTCGATGCCGAGGGCGGTGAGGAACCAGCAGAGCACGAACATGTAGAACACGGCCATGCCCGTATCGCCGTTGATGGTTTTGACCACGAGTCCTGTCAGCGCGAGCAGCGTCCACGCGAACTCCAACACGTAATGCCGGCGCACCCAGCTGAAGCCGCGGTCGAAAGCGTCCATGGCCTTCATCCAAGGTTTGCGATTGTCGTTCATGATTCCTCCTTGGTTTCCTCTTCCGGCCCCAACGGCAATCCGTCGTTGAGGATGACCGCGAACACGCGCAGCGGTATCCACACAAGGCCGAGCTTGGACGACTTCAACGGCTGGCTTACGGTGCGCGCGAGCGTCGCGAACGACGGTTCGCTGCGCTCGAGGAACCGGTCGAGCATGATGTCCTGCATAATCGCGTATTGGGATCCCATCTTCTTGACGCCGAATCCCTCGCGGTGTTTGATGAGCACGGCGAGCGTGGCATCGAGGTTGCCGGCCTCGTCCACCGCTTCGGACCATTGCTTATCGACTGCAAGCTCCTGAGTGTCCTTGCATTCGACGCACACACGCTGGCCGTGATGCCACACGTTGGTCAGGTCGCCTTTGTCTTTGTTGCCTGACAGCACCATGCGTTGGATCTGCCTGTCGTCCAATGCCCATTGAAGGTATTCGACCACGGCCGATTCCCACGCGGTGCCCTTCTTTTTCGACTTGCTCATTGAGCGTCCCTTTCCTTGTCTGAGATGAGACAGTCCAACTCGGCGGGGTTGATGCGTTCCAGATGGGTCTCTTCCGGGTTGACGTGGATTTTGTCGCTGGTCGCGACCGTCCACTGGTCGCCCCACAGCATGTCCGCGTACAGCCATATGCCTTCGGTTGTTTTGAGCCAGTAGTCGCCGTCCTCGTCTTGGTAGAATCCGGGTTCGAGTTTCGGTCTTTCCAATGTGGTCCGCGCCATCACCAGCCTCCTAGGTCGTGCGCGTCGTTGAACGACGCATGGTATTCGAGTGCTTCCTCTTCGCATTCCGGGCACGGCTGCGAACGGAACGGATACAGGCCGCATCCGTGCTTCGGGCACACATCCGGCTCGTCCAACGGCGGTTCAAACGGTCGGCTCATTGCTCCCACCGTCCTAAAATTCCGGTTCTTCGCTGCCGGCCGGCGCGCCGAAGTCCGCGGCTCCGCCGAACGTGCTGAACCCGCCAGACTGCTGGCCCCACGGGTCCGACGCGGCGGGACGTGACGCCTCGGCCATCGCGGCCTGTTGGCTGAACGGATCCTGTGGCGTGTTCGGCAGCGTCTGCTGGCCTTGCGCGGGCTGAGCGCCACCGAACGGACTGTTGTTCGAGAATCCCGGATTACCGCCGAAGCCCGCACCGCCCGAATAGCCCTGACCGTTGTTGCCCGCCTGTTGGCGTTGCACTTGGGCGGTCGCATACCTGAGGGACGGGCCGATCTCGTCCACCTGCAACTCCATCACGGTGCGGTTGCTTCCGTCGTTCGCCTGATAGGAACGCTGCTGCAACCGGCCCTGCGCGATGACGCGCATACCCTTGCGCAGGGATTGCGCGCAATGGGACGCCATGTCGTTCCACGCGCTGCAGCGCATGAACAACGCCTGCCCGTCCTCCCAAGAGTTCGTCTGCCGGTTGAACGCCCTCGGGGTCGAAGCGATGCTGAAGTTCGCGACCTGCGACTGTCCCGCCTGCCTGACCTCGGGATCGCCGGTCAGATTGCCGATGATCGTGAGAATCGTCTCGTTAGCCATGATTGTCTCCTTTCCTAGTTGCCGCGCAAAGGCACTATGACCGCGTCCACCGAATCCAGTTGGCCGCCCACATGCCACACGCAGTGCGCCTTGGTCGTCTTGAGCCCCTTCTTCGTCGGGGAAAGCCTCAACACGCCCTGATTCCTGAACGGGTTGATGATCTTGTCGATCAGATGTAGGAACTCCGGTTCGAACGCGACGTGTTCGAACCGTTTGATCGTCTTGTCTTTCTTGAACAGGTCGGCCATCGTCCGCCCGTTGCCCATGTCGCGCCATCCCGTGTGATGCTCGTCCGGCTCATGCCAGTAGGCCGCGTCGTACAATGGGAACGGCTCTTTGGATTCGCCGTGCAGCCAGTCCATGAACCGGCAGGAGCCGTCCATGTCGAGCGGAATGTACGCGCCATCCGGCAATTCGGGCACGCCTTTGAGATCCCAGCGGATGCATACGAAACGGTTCGACGCATACGCCTTCCCGCCGATATGCCAGATGTTTAACAGCTTGCAAAGATTGCCGGCCTTCAACAGTTTCAGCAGGGCCTTTCCTTGACGGTGGTTCAGCACGGCGTTGCCGTTCCTCACACCGGTGTTCTCGCTCATGATCGCCTCCCTTGTTTCGCTTCGTCCTTGTGCTGGCAGCTGAGCCAATGACCCCACCGTTTCGCGCAATCCATGCGCCCGCAGTCCGGACACAATGGAGTCACGCCGGGAGGAAGGCAGTTGATGCAGCTGCATCCGTTACGCTTGTCGTTGAAGGCCACTAGTCCACCTCGATCCGCGTGAACGGGGCAAAGAAAATGGGCACATGATGTCGCCGATTGTCTAAGCTCGCCCATCCGCCTGCGCCCCCCAGCAAATACCAGTCTTTGGCTTGGTCCAGAATCCAAACGTCGCCGTCCTTGTCCTTGTACAAGCCCGGTTCGGTTGGCATCGCAGGCGTATCGGGTTCGGTCGTTTTCGGACGCAGCGCATAATCGAACACCCAGTGTTTGCTGACATGCTGTCCACCGATGTTGCACCAATGCTCTTCGAAAAGCGGTCTTTCCATAGGGCCGCTGAGCTTGGCGAGCGGTTCGCTGTCACGGAAGAAGTGCACGATGTCGCCTTCCCGCACCTGCTCCCAGTCCTCGATGCGCTCCATCTCAGGCTCTTCGGGTTCGACGGCAGGTTCGTCCGGCTCGGGCTTCGCATCCCACACCACGAGGTTCTGCACGTCCTTGGTGAGGTGTTCGGCGGTCGTCGCGAAACCGGTGGTATTCGCGAACAGTACGACGAACTCGTCGGCCAGCCCATCGGCGTCACGCGTCACCACGCCGTACGTGTGCACGTTATCCTCGTACGCCACTTGGCATGCGGCGCACTGGCACACGCCGTTCGGACCATTGAACAGTTCGATGGTGCCGGCGCAATGCTCGCCGTCATGGTCGAACTCGGCCCACATGCCACGCTTCGCACACCTAAAATCAACCCGATTGCTCATTGCTGTTCTCCTTCGCTTGTTCGATGGTCCTCTGCGCGTTCTGCTGCGCCATCCGCTGCATCATCGCGTTCAGATACGCGATGACCTGCTCGGCCTGCATGTCGTTCAGATCGCTCGCCTTATGCACCTGTTGGCCCGCGAGCGCGTTCAGGTAGGCGTCGTGCGCGCCTTGCACGTCGGTGATGCCGACGGTTTTCAGGAGGGCGTTGATGGTTTGGGTTTGTTGTTCGGTGCTGGGTTTCGGCTGGCGGGGTTTCGGTGCTGGCTGGCTGTCGGAGTCTTCGGATGCCATGCCGAGGGCGAGTTGGATGCTGTATCGTTTCGCGTAGCTCATGGCCACGCCCCACGCCTGCATCGGGTTCGAGCCGCCCGTCGGCATCACGGGTACGTGGCCGCTCCATTCGGACCATTCCGCGTCGGGCTTGTCGCGTTCCCTGTAGCGGGTCATCATGACCGGCATTCGGCGGATGACGCCTTGCAGGTCCATCCAGTCCATCATCTGCATGTCGTTATCGACGCGCACGTGGTACTGTTCGTCGGCGACGCGCAGCGTGTCCGCGAGGGACGCGTACTTGTACTGGTATTTGCCCGCGTTCGCGGTCTGTGATTTCTCTACGATCGGCGCGGCCATCAGAGTTCGCCTCCCGCGGTGAGCAGCACGTTCGCCTCGGGCAGTTCGCTGCGCTCCCACATCTCGGCCTCGACCTGCTTGTCCATCGTGACCTTGACCGTCGGCAGGGAACCCGTGTAGAGTTCCACGCCGTCGGGCAGTTCGCCGCCGTTCTCCTGTACGAGGGAGTCGATGTAGCCTTTCTTCTTGGCCGGTTCGGTCGGCATGGGCACCGCGTACACGTCGTTCTCGCGACCATGATTGGCGAGCCACACGCCGTAGGCCATCTCGTCCTTGACCTTGTAGCCGCCGCCGGCGGAGCCGCGCGTGAGCGTGACCTTAGCGCCGACCTTATTGCCGATCATCGCGTTCACGGTCTCGCCGGGATCCAGCATGTCGGCCAGCTTCTCCTTGTTGGCCTTGTTGAGTTCCTTGGCCCGTCGTTCGATGGCGGTGCCGGCCGCGAGTTCCGCCAGGATCTCGCTTCGGCTGCGCGTGTCCTCGGGGCCGGTCAGGTCGATGACCCGGACGTTGTCCGGATATGTCTCATTCATTGTCGTTTCTGCCTTTCCTTACTGTGGTGAGTTTGTGTTCTTCGAGCCGCTGGTACATGACCGGATCCGAAAGCCTGAGCGCGTACCTGAAGTCCTTGTCGAACGTGAAATGCCAGAGAATGCGCGTGAACACGTCCGGCCTACGCGGTCTCACAACGCGTGGCTCCCGACGGTTTCGGCGAGCGCCATGACCCGCTCCACCGGCAGGACGACCGTTTCACGCTGCGCCGCGTGGGTGTTGACCATGCGTTCCAACTGCTCCATGTCCTCATCCCATTGGCGGCGCAACATCAGGCCACTCCTTGGTCATCGACACCAGTTCGGCCAGCATGCCCTGAGCGGCCATGCTCCGACGTTCCAAAAATTCGATGGCGTGCTCGACCGGTTCGCGCCACTGGTATGCCAACTGCAGCGCCTGCTGCAGATTCACCGGCACGACCTCGGTCATATCCATCGCGGACAGAAGGCGGCGTTCCGTATACAGATGCAGGTCGTCCTGCGTCTGGCGGGCCTCGATCACGGTCACGATAATTCGCCCGGAGCCTTCGACCACACGGTCTAGGACCTTGCCGAGCACGACGGTATCCTCGCCGTCCATGCGCTCGTACAGGTCGCCCGCCTGCAATGCGGTCACGTCCACGTGCGCGGTTTCGTTCGGATTCATAATCGTTTCTCCTTAAATGTCTAATAGGTTCCCGGTTCGGCGTACTTGAAAGCGTTGAACCGTTGCGCGAGTTGAACGCTGGAATACTGCTTCATGCGAAGCTCTCTTCCGTCGAGATCCACCGGCGTGCGGCATAGGTCGCCATACACTTTCTTGAACGATTTGAGGCTCATGCCGCATCGTTTCGCGGCTTCGCTTTCGTTCAACGCTTCGAACGCTATTGGCTCGTCGCTCATTCCATGTCCTTTCTGCGTAGTTGTTCCGCGAGTCTGACGCCCTGCTGGGTGAGCCGGTAGCGGCTGAATGGCCTGCTGCTGTCCTTCACCCGCCCGTCACGGTCAACGACCTCCACATAGCCCTTGCGTTTCAGTTCAGGCAGTCGGCTTCGCATGGTGCTGTCCCCGTAACGAATCTTCTTGTTCGGATGCTCGGCGTTGCCTAGCTCTTCGGCCTTCTTTGATATGTCGGGCGCTATCTGCGGTTCCCCGCTGGACTGCAACAGCGAATGAAGAGCGAGGACCACAAGCCTCCTGTTGGCCTTCACGTCCACCGATTCCGCCGCGATGAACGAGGTCTCGGGATCACCCGCACGTGCGTGCGCTATCTCATCGAACGACGGCTGGCTACTCATCGTCGTATTCCTGTAGAATGGGGCTGTTCACTTTCAATCTCCTTTCAAGTGGATACCGAACCCCGCTGGCACGGGGTTCACTTGTATTCGAGCGTGGACGGGCACCGATTCGAACGGTGTGCCGGCCGACAGTCCCAAACCGGAACGCTGCCGGACGGCGGCTAGCCATGCTTCCCGCCCGCCACCGCATGGCGGCAAGATATTCAGTTATGGGTTCCCTCACGGGAGTGCCCGGACGCGGATTCGAACCGCGAGCGCCCTCGCCGCACCGTTTCCGGTTATTGGCAATGCCCGCCATCCGGACAAGGTTCGGGATGGCGGCGGAGTTAGGAGTGACACCTGTTGAGAGGTGGCGCGACGTTCTGGGCGCGTCCACGTACCGGCTGTGACGCCGGTTCCGGGCAAGGCCCTCATATGAGGGCTGGAATGCCGTTATCGCCGATATGTTCGATGATGTTCGGAATCATGCCGCCACATCCAATTCGCCTTGGCTTGTGCCGTAGATGAAACGGCGGATGAACCAGTCGATGCCCTTGGGGGTGAACCTCGCGTAAGGCGCGCACTTCCTCCCGTCCCTGCGGACGAACTGGCGCTGCACCAGATATCCGGGCTCGATGGCCTTCACTGTCGGAGCCCTGCCCTTCATGACGATGTATCCGCTGCCTTGCAGCAGGCCATACACCTTGTCCCGGGTCATGTCCTTGTCGAGCGTGCGGAAATGCCTCGCGGCCTCGGTGATGCTCAATGTGCCGTCCGTGGAGAGGAACACGTCGCCCAACGCGGCCTTCGGCTCCAACTCACGGTTACGTGCCGTGAGCGTGCGGTTCTCGTCGCGTTCTTCTTTTAACGCAGTCAGCAGCCTGATGCCGAACTCGGGATCGTTCAGCACGTTCTCGATGGTCGCCGGCGTCGCGTAAGCACCATGCCTCTGGATGCTCGGCAGCACCTCGTGGTTCACCCAGCGTTGGAAACGAACCACC
Above is a window of Bifidobacterium eulemuris DNA encoding:
- a CDS encoding HNH endonuclease, with the protein product MRRIRLGHGIPEVKPQGVGPIQPVGRIPLPARRRSRHFLRRTRMAVSKRLRFEILRRDNYTCKYCHRSDVELTIDHVVPQALGGLDEAENLVACCMECNSGKSSINPDEPLVSDVSESALKFRDLLRMTRSWVEADIENEGDYVSMVLDMWQSITAVDDTHCFVLPDNWKSTARYWFKIDVPESYIEYAFQIAREKSDNGRLPRYKVFRYAAGVVGNRMDEAMRLAQERM
- a CDS encoding ferredoxin, whose translation is MSRPFEPPLDEPDVCPKHGCGLYPFRSQPCPECEEEALEYHASFNDAHDLGGW
- a CDS encoding single-stranded DNA-binding protein, with product MANETILTIIGNLTGDPEVRQAGQSQVANFSIASTPRAFNRQTNSWEDGQALFMRCSAWNDMASHCAQSLRKGMRVIAQGRLQQRSYQANDGSNRTVMELQVDEIGPSLRYATAQVQRQQAGNNGQGYSGGAGFGGNPGFSNNSPFGGAQPAQGQQTLPNTPQDPFSQQAAMAEASRPAASDPWGQQSGGFSTFGGAADFGAPAGSEEPEF
- a CDS encoding ERF family protein produces the protein MAAPIVEKSQTANAGKYQYKYASLADTLRVADEQYHVRVDNDMQMMDWMDLQGVIRRMPVMMTRYRERDKPDAEWSEWSGHVPVMPTGGSNPMQAWGVAMSYAKRYSIQLALGMASEDSDSQPAPKPRQPKPSTEQQTQTINALLKTVGITDVQGAHDAYLNALAGQQVHKASDLNDMQAEQVIAYLNAMMQRMAQQNAQRTIEQAKENSNEQSG
- a CDS encoding phage antirepressor KilAC domain-containing protein codes for the protein MSSELTLTFEGVDITALEVDTDEPLFVAGPIAKKLGYESAKDMLRNLDADEKGRHIVPTLGGPQEASVITLPGLNHALNNRRSGAIKDEATRNMVVRFQRWVNHEVLPSIQRHGAYATPATIENVLNDPEFGIRLLTALKEERDENRTLTARNRELEPKAALGDVFLSTDGTLSITEAARHFRTLDKDMTRDKVYGLLQGSGYIVMKGRAPTVKAIEPGYLVQRQFVRRDGRKCAPYARFTPKGIDWFIRRFIYGTSQGELDVAA